Part of the Thermostichus vulcanus str. 'Rupite' genome is shown below.
TCGCTCTAGAGGCTCAGGGGTGAAGCTTTCTCAAGTCATCCGAGCCATTGATCAGGCTAGCTCGCTAGTACCGGGGGTCAAGTGTCTGGCTAGAGCCCTGACGGCAGGGATCCTGCTGCGCCGATATGGATTTGCTCCCTCGTTGCAGTTGGGGGCAAGGCTAGACAAGTCTATGGATTTTTCTGCCCATGCCTGGGTGGTTTGTGATGGCAGTGTCGTTATCGGGGGGATCCCAGAACTCAGTCAGTATTCAATACTTCAGGTGCGGGAGGGGATCTCTCTATGAGTGGCATAGTTGGCTTTTGGGATTTTGAGAGAGGGGAGGTTAAGCCATGGCAACTGCGAGCAATGCTGGATCGGTTGAAGCATCGTGGGCCTGATGGATCAGATATCTGGTGGAACAAAGGAGTTGGTTTAGGCCACTGTGCACTTTGGACAACGCCAGAGTCCTTACATGAGGTCATGCCTTTAAGGGATCCCAGTGGTCAGGTTGTGATCACGGCAGATGCCCGGATTGACAACCGAGAGGAACTTTATTCGCTCCTAGGGTTAACGGGGTCAGAACGAGAGAAAGGGGATGGGTATGTCATCCTGCAGGCCTACCTGAGGTGGGGATCCCGTTGCCCGGAATACCTGTTGGGAGATTTTGCTTTTGCCATCTGGGATGAACCCCAACAACAGCTCTTCTGTGTCCGTGATCACATGGGGATTAAGCCCTTTTACTACAGCTACAAACCTGAGTTTGGCTTTGCCATTGCTTCTGAGATCAAGTCTTTATTGATCTTGCCCTGGGTCACAGACCATCTGAATGAGGAGCGTATTACCGATTACCTGTTAGGAGAATTTGAGGATCAGGAGCACACTTTTTTCCAGGATGTGTGCCGATTGCCTCCCGCAACATCAATGTTGATAAATGTTCGGACTGGACTCCGACAAGCTACGTATTGGCGCCTTGATCCGGAACAGAAATTAAATCTGCCCAGCGACAGTGACTATGTGGATACTTTCCACAACCTTTTCCAAGCAGCAGTCGCTTGTCGCTTACGCAGTACAGGCCCGATTGGATCCCATCTGAGTGGGGGGTTGGATTCATCGTCTGTTACCTGCATGGCCAAGAAGATACAACCCGAGACCGAACTACATACTTTCTCCAACGTGTTTGAATCCGTACAGGAGTGTGATGAACGGACGTACATACAGGCGGTTTTGGAAGCGGGTGAATACACTCCTCACTTTGTGGTTGCCGATCAACTGGGGCCACTTTCTGAGTCAGAGTCCATCTACTCTTTTCACGACCAAGCCTACTATGGGCCGACTCATTTTTTGGTGTGGGGTTTGAACCGGGCCGCTCAGCAAACAGGGATCCGCGTTGTTTTGGATGGTTTTGATGGAGATACAGTTCTTTCCCATGGTACGGGGTGGTTGCATGAATTGGCCCATCAAGGGGAATGGGAACATTTTGCAACAGAAATCTCGGCTCTAGCAAGTGGATCCCAAGGTCAGCGCCAGCTATTTCAAACCTTCGGTGCTCCACACCTACAAAAAAGGGCACAGCAAAGGGATTGGCAAGGCTTTTTAAATCATGCACAACATATCTCCAAACTCCTACCTGTCTCGCTGGTTGGATTATGGCTGCGTTATGGCTTAAAGCCTTTGTTACCCGATTTTGCAAAAGAGAAGTGGCTTTATTGGCGGACAGGTAAACATTCAGACTACTGGTGGAATCTTCAACTTCTTGATTCGAGCCGTGTCAACAATAAATCTCTAGATCAACGACTCGCAAAACTTAGGCAAAAAGAAGCTCTTCCACCCATAAGCGAACGCCAACAACATGCTTGTACGCTCACTACAGGTTTGATTCCTTCCATGATGGAGATCATTGATCTGTCAGCTGCCGCTTGCTATATTGAAGCTCGGCACCCATTTTTTGATCGTCGCTTAGTTGAATTTTGCTTAGCGCTTCCACCACAACAGAAGCTTAATCAGGGTTGGACGCGCCGTATTCTTAGACGATCAATGTATGGCATTTTGCCAGAAAAGGTGAGGCTAAGGCACAGCAAATCGAATATGGAGCCATCCTTCACCTATGGGTTATGCCAGGTCAACCGCAAGGAACTGGTTGAGATCCTCACCAGTAAAGTCATTGAACAGCATGGGCTAGTCAACCCATCTTTCATCCCGACTTTACTTAACATTCTAAGAAGAAAGGATGGATCCCTTAACCCACCAGAGACATTAGCAGCCTGGAAAATTAGCAACCTTCTAACCTGGCAAAAGATCAGTGGGAGAAGATGTATTTAAGACATTACGATAGGATAAATACCGTTGAATTTACACCTTAGAAGCGTTATACTAAAATCGCAATTTTGTACCTTTTTGGAGGTCTTTTATGAAGCAAGAATGGGGTTCCCCTTCTTTTGTTAAGCATGGTTCTTTCTCAGAGCTAACCCAGCTTTTTGGCAATGCAGGCTCTGATGTCTTGACTGGGCCTGGTGGCGTTGTTGTAGGTGACCCAGGCACTGGTTCCATTGATGCCTGTGCACAGATCGAAGGAAAGTGCATTTAAGTAGTTGGGTTAGCCTATGGGCTCTTTGAAATGATCTGGATTGGGGGCGGGATCCCTTGCCCCCTTTTCTAATAATCAAAGTGAGTGATATCTATGAAGAAAAAATGGAAGCTACCTACTCTTGAGAAATTTGGATCCTTGTCTAACTTAACTCAGGCATTAAATCCAGGAAGCGCAAGCGAT
Proteins encoded:
- a CDS encoding lasso peptide biosynthesis B2 protein, whose protein sequence is MTVQFLQGYLSKLAKWRSLSAIERILFLEAWVLLLAARFMLALLPFQVWRVMLLKLASVQTPQEASRSRGSGVKLSQVIRAIDQASSLVPGVKCLARALTAGILLRRYGFAPSLQLGARLDKSMDFSAHAWVVCDGSVVIGGIPELSQYSILQVREGISL
- a CDS encoding lasso peptide isopeptide bond-forming cyclase produces the protein MSGIVGFWDFERGEVKPWQLRAMLDRLKHRGPDGSDIWWNKGVGLGHCALWTTPESLHEVMPLRDPSGQVVITADARIDNREELYSLLGLTGSEREKGDGYVILQAYLRWGSRCPEYLLGDFAFAIWDEPQQQLFCVRDHMGIKPFYYSYKPEFGFAIASEIKSLLILPWVTDHLNEERITDYLLGEFEDQEHTFFQDVCRLPPATSMLINVRTGLRQATYWRLDPEQKLNLPSDSDYVDTFHNLFQAAVACRLRSTGPIGSHLSGGLDSSSVTCMAKKIQPETELHTFSNVFESVQECDERTYIQAVLEAGEYTPHFVVADQLGPLSESESIYSFHDQAYYGPTHFLVWGLNRAAQQTGIRVVLDGFDGDTVLSHGTGWLHELAHQGEWEHFATEISALASGSQGQRQLFQTFGAPHLQKRAQQRDWQGFLNHAQHISKLLPVSLVGLWLRYGLKPLLPDFAKEKWLYWRTGKHSDYWWNLQLLDSSRVNNKSLDQRLAKLRQKEALPPISERQQHACTLTTGLIPSMMEIIDLSAAACYIEARHPFFDRRLVEFCLALPPQQKLNQGWTRRILRRSMYGILPEKVRLRHSKSNMEPSFTYGLCQVNRKELVEILTSKVIEQHGLVNPSFIPTLLNILRRKDGSLNPPETLAAWKISNLLTWQKISGRRCI
- a CDS encoding lasso RiPP family leader peptide-containing protein — encoded protein: MKQEWGSPSFVKHGSFSELTQLFGNAGSDVLTGPGGVVVGDPGTGSIDACAQIEGKCI